Proteins encoded within one genomic window of Flavobacterium oreochromis:
- a CDS encoding GPW/gp25 family protein, which produces MIRGSYCKIPIDFDAIIKKQDAVNISIDTSIAQHIFLIATTSFGECKFNDDYGTEIWEMDFDILKSDNILKETIINTLKKAISTYEKRLALEDVDIVISDKNIGNISRKRIKKCVSFSIKGQVFETNRPFLFQSSFFVGPLSY; this is translated from the coding sequence ATGATTAGAGGTTCTTATTGTAAAATACCTATTGATTTTGACGCAATTATAAAAAAACAAGATGCAGTTAACATCAGCATCGATACATCAATAGCTCAACACATTTTCTTAATAGCAACTACTTCATTTGGAGAATGTAAATTTAATGATGATTATGGAACAGAAATTTGGGAAATGGACTTTGACATTTTAAAAAGTGATAATATACTGAAAGAAACTATTATAAACACTTTAAAAAAAGCAATTTCAACTTATGAAAAAAGATTAGCCCTAGAGGATGTTGATATTGTTATATCAGATAAAAACATTGGAAATATAAGTCGAAAAAGAATTAAAAAATGTGTTTCTTTTAGTATTAAAGGGCAAGTTTTTGAAACCAATAGACCTTTTTTATTTCAAAGTTCCTTTTTCGTTGGTCCCTTATCATATTAA
- a CDS encoding LysM peptidoglycan-binding domain-containing protein, with protein MSFTWPTYKVKKGDTLESVAKELGISKEALKWHHNTYCLHDDLLEKDITHQKKLIIFDKHANEQKTFHTTRVKKQVPFSYNNSLFYIPTKSFSKYGVIITIEDGEDKNEIKYEKSVKWIQKFEDCHIFEINDISKPFINEEEVNSIVHTLAYETSKVLYPMHLMVDEKGNWEQVAKCNTYPRRWNIIKKKFLKNFKEKWLKNTYKNLKTY; from the coding sequence ATGAGTTTCACTTGGCCTACATATAAAGTTAAAAAAGGAGATACACTAGAATCTGTAGCAAAAGAATTAGGTATCAGTAAAGAAGCATTAAAATGGCATCATAACACCTATTGCCTTCATGATGATTTATTAGAAAAGGATATTACCCATCAAAAAAAACTTATAATATTTGACAAACATGCAAATGAACAGAAAACTTTTCATACAACAAGAGTAAAAAAACAAGTCCCCTTTTCTTACAATAACAGCTTATTTTATATTCCTACTAAAAGTTTTTCAAAATACGGTGTAATAATTACCATTGAAGACGGAGAAGATAAAAATGAAATCAAATATGAGAAATCCGTAAAATGGATTCAAAAATTTGAAGATTGCCATATTTTTGAAATAAATGATATTTCAAAACCTTTTATTAACGAAGAGGAAGTAAATAGCATAGTTCATACCCTTGCTTACGAAACATCCAAGGTATTATATCCCATGCACCTAATGGTAGACGAAAAAGGAAATTGGGAACAGGTTGCAAAATGCAATACTTATCCAAGGCGTTGGAATATCATTAAAAAGAAATTTTTAAAGAATTTCAAGGAAAAATGGTTGAAGAATACTTACAAGAATTTGAAAACCTATTAG
- a CDS encoding PA domain-containing protein, whose amino-acid sequence MKKRILPSFFLLFGVAVGYSQHSNDVSTLKETQANKKLSKKEAKILRKKHEYFLANNKINKSFFLSKQQRKEEGLPPNKYNEQEWLLTMNPNLGRPTNENIEVIRKDLEKARQQAIAQRIPGDATTNNWTERGPNNVGGRTRAIIFDPGDASGNTVVAGGVSGGLWKNTNISSSTSSWTKIDTFPEHVNVQNIAIDPNNSNTWYVGTGESYVFGDVNGNGIWKTTDRGATWTRVYGGGAVSSTVRNLQNLEIIAPSAAATIRTYSTGSATWPGGAINNSFTAPIVLMDDGVAPTDDACTATTQNYAGKIVLIRRGTCSFESKAVIAQNAGAIGVIIMNNAAGGAVFNMSEDAAVTGTIPSIMISKEDGDLLIANLANLTGTMKPSGPLEFSGLEVSGVQFVNDIVVKNNGGISEIYAAMGDGQYSDSRNGTLFDASNFGLYKSINGGSTWTKLSLPTSTAGHPTCPNDIELGTDGDIWVSSTDSWTYGDGGGRVFQSTDNGTTFNLRHTVVAEGGGKRVEIEASNTTPDKIYVLSQLKDNPSTTTQVEVQLALTTNGFSTAPTILSLPAGNETRETTYGFTGQQAFYDMMIESDPVDDKILYVGGIDLYRTANATGPSVTWNAISNWTTNVHSDQHAMVFKPGNSSVALFGNDGGVYYTSNVASTTTPATTRNTGFNVTQFVGVAVMPNGVTGAAGDFFVAGAQDNGTQYYSGSSTAANSTLGASAGVNNTFRVQGGDGGKPLFDQGSDKYYITNYVNNDSMILRNVGSTTTKTLSDNTTGAGLFYPAMTLDSTNDIAYSDFTLNGTYQVRRYSNIKGNTQVARTNLSNALLTSYATALATGKGTPTTLYIGTMNGKLLKVTGANGSASVWSNISGASFVGSVSDIEFGANDNQIFLTMHNYGVNNIWYTPNGGANWYQLDGNLPDLPVKAILQNPLNAAEIMIGTDLGVWYANNFSNTATTDQALIWKQAYNGMRNVKVTDLDLQANSPTAPNTYKVYAATYGRGVFSGSLTAAAGAKTSESIVEKTNTIKVYPTVSEGNIKLTSSNNYGNTKIEVFDITGKMVLENLTIVNNNTSELDLSNLAPGNYILKMSGDNFEETEKIIIE is encoded by the coding sequence ATGAAAAAAAGAATACTACCCAGTTTCTTTCTTTTGTTTGGTGTGGCCGTAGGCTATTCGCAGCATTCTAACGATGTAAGTACACTAAAAGAAACACAAGCGAACAAAAAACTATCTAAAAAAGAAGCTAAAATCCTTAGAAAAAAACACGAATATTTTTTAGCTAACAACAAAATTAATAAATCATTTTTTTTATCTAAACAACAGAGAAAAGAGGAAGGTCTTCCTCCTAATAAGTATAATGAACAAGAATGGCTACTAACAATGAATCCTAACTTAGGAAGACCAACTAACGAAAATATTGAAGTAATACGAAAAGATTTAGAAAAAGCACGCCAACAGGCTATAGCTCAACGCATACCAGGAGATGCCACAACAAATAACTGGACAGAACGCGGACCTAATAATGTAGGTGGTCGCACAAGAGCAATTATTTTTGACCCAGGAGATGCCTCTGGAAACACAGTGGTAGCTGGAGGAGTTAGTGGAGGATTGTGGAAAAATACTAATATTTCAAGCTCCACTTCTTCATGGACAAAAATTGACACTTTCCCTGAGCATGTAAACGTTCAAAACATCGCAATAGACCCTAACAATAGTAATACATGGTATGTAGGCACAGGAGAATCTTATGTTTTTGGAGATGTAAATGGTAATGGAATTTGGAAAACAACAGACAGAGGTGCTACATGGACTAGAGTTTATGGAGGTGGCGCAGTATCATCAACCGTAAGAAATTTACAAAATCTTGAAATTATTGCGCCTTCTGCTGCTGCTACAATAAGAACCTATTCAACAGGCTCTGCTACATGGCCAGGTGGGGCTATTAACAATAGTTTTACAGCACCAATTGTGCTAATGGATGATGGTGTAGCACCTACAGACGATGCTTGCACTGCAACAACTCAAAATTATGCAGGCAAAATTGTTTTGATAAGAAGAGGCACTTGCTCATTCGAATCAAAAGCAGTTATTGCTCAAAATGCAGGCGCTATTGGAGTTATTATAATGAATAATGCAGCAGGAGGCGCTGTATTTAATATGTCAGAAGATGCCGCTGTTACGGGTACGATTCCTAGTATTATGATTTCCAAAGAAGATGGTGATTTATTAATAGCCAACCTAGCCAATTTAACAGGAACCATGAAACCTTCCGGACCTCTTGAATTTTCTGGATTAGAAGTTTCAGGTGTTCAATTTGTGAATGACATTGTAGTTAAGAACAATGGAGGTATTTCTGAAATTTATGCTGCTATGGGAGATGGACAATACTCTGATTCTCGGAATGGCACTTTGTTTGATGCTTCTAACTTTGGTTTATACAAATCTATTAATGGCGGCAGCACATGGACTAAATTAAGCCTACCTACTTCAACAGCAGGACACCCTACTTGTCCTAACGACATTGAATTAGGCACAGATGGAGATATTTGGGTTTCATCTACTGATAGCTGGACTTATGGAGATGGTGGTGGTAGAGTATTTCAATCAACCGATAATGGAACTACCTTTAACTTACGTCATACAGTAGTAGCTGAAGGAGGAGGAAAACGTGTAGAGATCGAAGCTTCTAATACCACTCCAGATAAAATCTATGTATTATCTCAATTAAAAGATAATCCAAGCACTACAACGCAAGTAGAAGTACAATTAGCTTTAACAACAAATGGATTCAGTACAGCACCAACCATCTTATCATTACCAGCTGGAAATGAAACACGCGAAACTACTTACGGATTTACTGGACAACAGGCTTTTTATGATATGATGATAGAGTCTGACCCTGTAGATGATAAAATCTTATATGTAGGAGGAATTGATCTTTATAGAACAGCTAATGCTACTGGTCCTTCTGTAACATGGAATGCTATTTCTAATTGGACCACTAATGTGCATTCTGATCAACACGCAATGGTTTTCAAACCAGGCAATAGCAGTGTAGCACTTTTTGGTAACGATGGCGGTGTATACTATACAAGTAATGTAGCTAGTACTACTACTCCTGCCACTACTAGAAACACAGGATTTAATGTTACTCAATTTGTAGGAGTAGCAGTAATGCCAAATGGAGTTACAGGAGCTGCAGGAGATTTTTTTGTAGCAGGTGCTCAGGATAATGGCACACAATATTACTCAGGCTCTTCAACTGCTGCTAATTCTACTTTAGGAGCTTCTGCTGGTGTTAATAACACTTTTAGAGTTCAAGGAGGTGATGGAGGTAAACCATTATTTGATCAAGGTTCTGATAAGTATTATATTACAAATTATGTAAATAATGATAGTATGATTCTTAGAAATGTAGGAAGCACTACAACTAAAACTTTAAGTGATAATACTACTGGAGCAGGTTTATTTTATCCAGCTATGACTCTTGATTCTACCAATGATATTGCATATTCTGATTTTACTTTAAATGGCACATATCAAGTAAGAAGATATTCTAACATTAAAGGCAACACACAAGTAGCTAGAACTAATTTATCGAATGCTTTATTAACAAGCTATGCAACCGCTTTAGCAACAGGTAAAGGCACCCCTACTACTTTGTATATAGGAACTATGAATGGTAAACTATTAAAAGTTACTGGAGCTAACGGATCTGCTTCTGTATGGTCTAACATAAGTGGTGCTAGTTTTGTAGGCAGTGTATCAGATATAGAATTTGGCGCTAACGACAACCAAATCTTCTTAACGATGCACAACTACGGTGTAAATAATATTTGGTATACACCAAATGGAGGTGCTAATTGGTATCAATTAGATGGTAATTTACCTGATTTACCTGTTAAAGCAATCTTACAAAACCCATTAAATGCTGCTGAAATCATGATTGGTACTGATTTAGGGGTTTGGTATGCTAATAATTTTAGTAATACAGCTACTACTGATCAAGCACTTATTTGGAAACAAGCTTATAACGGAATGAGAAATGTAAAAGTTACAGATTTAGATCTTCAAGCAAATTCTCCAACAGCACCTAATACTTATAAAGTATATGCTGCCACCTATGGTCGCGGTGTATTTTCAGGTAGCCTTACAGCTGCTGCAGGCGCAAAAACATCTGAATCAATTGTAGAAAAAACAAATACTATTAAAGTTTACCCTACAGTTTCTGAAGGAAATATAAAATTAACTTCTTCAAATAATTACGGGAATACCAAAATCGAAGTGTTTGATATTACTGGTAAAATGGTTTTAGAAAACTTAACTATAGTTAACAACAATACTAGTGAATTAGATTTATCAAACTTAGCTCCTGGTAATTATATCTTAAAAATGTCTGGGGATAATTTTGAAGAAACTGAAAAAATTATAATTGAGTAA
- a CDS encoding lysophospholipid acyltransferase family protein: protein MRMFKILFWCIWRLWFYILVLVPIIIMSPFLTLSLTKDSWYPYFFKMARLWAKIVLYGMGFYYTIKDEQNVLPNHSYMFIANHTSMTDVMLMLAVVKNPFVFVGKKELVKIPIFGFFYKRAAIMVDRESIRSRSEVYERAKARIKQGLSICIFPEGKVPDDESVILDEFKSGAFNIAIDHQLTIVPMVFYDNKTLFSYTFFSGRPGRLRVKFLPFVKTEGMVHDDKKIIKDKSRNLIINELISDPTYMKHSMK, encoded by the coding sequence ATGCGAATGTTCAAAATCCTTTTCTGGTGTATCTGGCGTTTATGGTTCTACATATTAGTTTTAGTACCTATCATTATCATGTCTCCTTTTTTAACTTTATCACTTACAAAAGATTCTTGGTATCCTTATTTTTTTAAAATGGCACGCTTATGGGCTAAAATTGTTCTTTATGGAATGGGTTTTTATTATACGATAAAAGACGAACAAAATGTACTTCCAAATCATAGTTACATGTTCATAGCAAACCATACCTCAATGACAGATGTTATGTTAATGCTTGCCGTTGTAAAAAATCCATTTGTATTTGTAGGGAAAAAAGAATTAGTAAAAATCCCAATATTTGGCTTTTTCTACAAAAGAGCCGCCATCATGGTAGACCGTGAAAGCATACGAAGTCGATCAGAAGTATACGAAAGGGCTAAAGCAAGGATTAAACAAGGCTTAAGCATTTGTATTTTTCCTGAAGGAAAAGTACCTGATGACGAAAGTGTAATTTTAGACGAGTTTAAAAGTGGAGCTTTTAACATTGCTATTGATCATCAACTAACAATAGTTCCTATGGTATTTTACGATAATAAAACTCTTTTTTCTTACACTTTCTTCAGTGGTAGACCAGGCCGTTTGAGAGTAAAGTTTTTACCTTTTGTAAAAACAGAAGGAATGGTACATGATGACAAAAAAATAATTAAAGATAAATCTAGAAATCTAATTATCAACGAATTAATATCAGACCCTACTTATATGAAACATTCAATGAAGTAA
- a CDS encoding DUF2931 family protein yields the protein MERNGSITHETYDVLTVGAAPGGCIVVWLSGSNNRTEICRLQAKETFVDKNDFLGFVDKTESQQKFLDDLYKITVPDSIKGVIAKRGIPYGLWDQYREKFKYRFLLMSYDQKDKFTHNYYLYYNGEADELLQKVLDKQEYTEKGIPYTCNFIFTKYSTEIVFNDQEMLDVFGKFKMKYPNKPIDLVISPTFMYNDMKISVKCATESIPLTKYKVVGVWGG from the coding sequence ATGGAGCGTAATGGTAGTATTACACATGAAACTTATGATGTTCTAACAGTAGGAGCTGCACCGGGTGGCTGCATTGTGGTTTGGCTATCAGGAAGTAATAATCGTACAGAAATTTGTCGTTTGCAAGCAAAAGAAACGTTTGTAGATAAGAATGATTTTTTAGGTTTTGTAGATAAAACGGAGAGCCAACAAAAATTTTTGGATGATTTGTATAAAATAACAGTTCCTGATAGTATTAAAGGGGTAATAGCTAAAAGAGGGATACCGTATGGTTTGTGGGATCAGTATAGAGAGAAATTTAAATATCGTTTTCTTTTAATGTCCTATGATCAAAAAGATAAATTTACTCACAATTATTATTTGTATTATAATGGAGAAGCAGATGAGTTATTACAAAAAGTATTAGATAAACAAGAATATACGGAAAAAGGAATTCCTTATACATGTAATTTTATATTTACAAAATATAGTACTGAAATTGTTTTCAATGATCAAGAAATGCTTGATGTATTTGGGAAGTTCAAGATGAAATACCCAAATAAACCTATAGATTTGGTAATAAGTCCCACCTTTATGTACAATGATATGAAAATTTCGGTCAAATGTGCAACAGAATCAATTCCACTGACAAAGTATAAAGTAGTGGGCGTGTGGGGAGGATAA
- a CDS encoding TssN family type VI secretion system protein has translation MRKYFINLIELKLLSAIIIAIAVCTILTMIFIQKTPGFKEKYKTKFIIYELSVALVYVIITFLGFNNLLGNNAMNCFIFYQVSSLLLGVLHVYLYKNYFNKFEKK, from the coding sequence ATGAGAAAATATTTTATCAATCTTATCGAACTAAAATTATTGTCAGCAATTATTATTGCAATAGCTGTTTGTACAATACTAACCATGATTTTTATTCAAAAAACACCAGGTTTTAAAGAAAAATATAAAACTAAATTTATAATTTATGAGTTATCAGTCGCTCTAGTTTATGTTATTATTACCTTCCTAGGATTTAATAATTTATTAGGAAATAATGCTATGAACTGTTTTATATTTTATCAAGTATCCTCATTATTACTAGGCGTTTTACATGTTTATCTGTATAAAAATTATTTTAACAAATTCGAAAAAAAGTGA
- a CDS encoding AAA family ATPase, with the protein MNQEITYNTEVNKAIDIAQKIGRDNLNSHFNGAHLLKAILNRDLSLLKQLESLGIDVYYIEEWAEVKIEESPKSTHQYYCEPDEIIDEIFAEADSIREELREDEITLLHVMAAITTPGVAFSFEKMKSFPITRNDLLKDNFNTITKSTQSISKNGFLHKYCIDKNHQVKSKNKTELLIGRDLEINNITEILCRYSKQNVIVLGDSGIGKTSLIEGFVQKVLLNQVPDLLSKIEIFELDMGALVAGASYKGEIEDRIKNIAQELKQIPKSILIIEEFHSLFGGNGSDTNIVNLLKSELSKGLTILATSTIEEYTKKIEKEQALSGMFEVIKLEEKEDETHFRMLKQTLRDYQKHHGITIDDPTIKEAIRFSKRYMKEKSLPASAIDLIDHTMSVLKTTGDTFINEREHLLNEIKNIEDNIGEVDEDELKLKAEWFLNDLLTKTHFLYTTSNNDIIIKDLHFEIIEEIVKFCREYIETLEKIAREKRTHITQLDLALIISQKTNIPIGKLKDEEKQKLNDMENILSKRVVGQDHAISIVSEAILESRSGLSKAGQPIGSFFFLGPTGTGKTELAKSLAEFLFQDENAIIRFDMSEFKEEHSAALLYGAPPGYVGYEEGGLLVNKIRQKPYSIVLFDEIEKAHSSVFDVFLQLMDEGKLHDRLGKEGDFSNAIILFTSNIGSDFIVESFQKDEIPTNSKLLEIMSRYFRPEFLGRLTESIPFRPISKENALKIFEIHLKKELIDLAKSIHINLIVSQEVKEFLAEQGYDAKYGARPLKGIIRGKLRRPLAKKIVAMEYNEGDTVKISLKNGELFWEKIKLNIELN; encoded by the coding sequence ATGAACCAAGAAATTACATACAATACAGAGGTCAACAAAGCTATAGATATTGCTCAAAAAATAGGAAGAGATAATTTAAACTCTCATTTTAATGGAGCACATTTACTTAAAGCAATCCTTAATAGAGACTTATCATTACTTAAACAATTAGAATCTCTGGGAATTGATGTATATTATATTGAAGAATGGGCTGAAGTTAAAATTGAAGAATCTCCAAAATCTACACATCAATATTATTGTGAACCAGATGAAATCATAGATGAAATTTTTGCTGAAGCAGATTCTATAAGAGAAGAATTAAGAGAAGATGAAATAACTTTATTACACGTAATGGCTGCTATTACTACGCCAGGTGTAGCATTTAGCTTTGAAAAAATGAAATCTTTTCCTATAACAAGAAATGATTTATTAAAAGATAATTTCAATACTATTACAAAAAGCACACAATCCATCAGTAAAAATGGATTTTTACACAAATATTGCATAGACAAAAACCATCAAGTTAAATCAAAAAATAAAACAGAATTATTAATAGGTAGAGATCTAGAGATAAATAATATTACCGAAATTCTTTGTAGATATAGCAAACAAAATGTAATTGTACTTGGAGATTCTGGTATTGGAAAAACATCTTTAATAGAAGGATTTGTTCAAAAAGTACTGCTTAATCAGGTACCTGATTTGTTATCTAAAATTGAAATTTTCGAACTTGACATGGGAGCTTTAGTCGCAGGTGCTTCCTATAAAGGAGAAATAGAAGATAGAATAAAAAATATTGCTCAAGAACTTAAACAAATCCCTAAATCAATTTTAATAATAGAAGAATTTCATTCTCTCTTTGGAGGCAATGGCTCAGACACAAACATAGTAAACTTATTAAAAAGTGAATTATCTAAAGGACTTACAATCCTTGCTACCTCAACAATAGAAGAATATACTAAAAAAATTGAAAAAGAACAAGCCTTATCAGGCATGTTTGAAGTTATTAAGTTAGAGGAAAAAGAAGATGAAACACACTTCAGGATGTTAAAACAAACATTACGAGATTACCAAAAACATCACGGAATTACAATAGACGATCCTACTATAAAAGAAGCCATCCGCTTTTCAAAACGATATATGAAAGAAAAAAGTCTTCCTGCATCTGCAATAGACTTAATAGATCATACTATGTCTGTACTTAAAACTACTGGCGATACTTTTATAAACGAAAGAGAGCATTTACTTAATGAAATCAAAAATATTGAAGACAATATTGGAGAAGTAGACGAAGATGAATTAAAGCTAAAAGCAGAATGGTTTTTAAATGATTTATTAACTAAAACCCATTTTCTCTATACCACTTCAAATAATGACATCATCATTAAGGATCTTCATTTTGAAATAATAGAAGAAATAGTAAAATTTTGTCGTGAATATATTGAAACTCTTGAAAAAATAGCTAGAGAAAAAAGAACACATATTACACAACTGGATTTAGCGCTTATCATCTCACAAAAAACAAATATTCCTATAGGAAAATTAAAAGATGAGGAAAAACAAAAATTAAATGACATGGAAAACATTCTGTCCAAACGTGTTGTTGGACAAGATCATGCAATTAGTATTGTTTCAGAAGCCATATTAGAATCTCGTTCTGGCTTAAGTAAAGCAGGACAACCCATTGGCTCATTCTTCTTTTTAGGTCCTACAGGAACAGGAAAAACAGAACTGGCGAAATCATTAGCTGAATTTCTCTTTCAAGATGAAAACGCTATCATTCGTTTTGACATGTCTGAATTTAAAGAAGAACATTCAGCAGCTTTACTATATGGTGCTCCTCCAGGTTACGTTGGATATGAAGAAGGAGGACTATTAGTAAATAAAATCAGACAAAAGCCCTATTCTATAGTCCTGTTTGATGAAATAGAAAAAGCACACAGTTCCGTTTTTGATGTCTTTCTTCAATTAATGGATGAAGGAAAATTACATGATAGATTAGGTAAAGAAGGAGATTTCTCGAATGCTATTATCCTGTTTACTTCAAACATTGGATCTGATTTTATTGTAGAATCTTTTCAAAAAGACGAGATACCTACCAATTCAAAATTACTTGAAATTATGAGTCGATATTTTAGACCTGAATTTTTAGGACGATTAACAGAATCAATTCCTTTCAGACCTATTAGTAAAGAAAACGCATTAAAAATATTTGAAATTCATTTAAAAAAGGAATTAATAGACTTAGCAAAAAGCATTCATATTAATTTAATCGTAAGTCAAGAAGTTAAAGAATTCCTTGCTGAACAAGGATATGATGCAAAGTATGGAGCACGTCCGCTAAAAGGAATTATAAGAGGAAAGCTCAGAAGACCTTTAGCAAAAAAAATAGTTGCAATGGAATATAATGAAGGGGATACTGTAAAAATTTCATTAAAAAATGGAGAATTATTTTGGGAAAAAATCAAATTAAATATAGAGTTAAACTAA
- a CDS encoding C40 family peptidase translates to MTNEVVIDDNEDNLKDEDLKLKEKYSIILGVMPKEIKNYELYSYVDKWVGTPYKKGVLDFKKGADCSFFAQTLYSEVYDEVLPKDPAGMFRSKLIQLFTGRTYLQEGDLIFFRYDKDHPISDVGIYLKNDRIIACTADGLDIYNFNDKYFQLRFVSAGRLVKSKK, encoded by the coding sequence TTGACAAACGAAGTTGTTATAGATGACAATGAAGATAATCTGAAGGATGAAGATTTAAAGCTAAAGGAAAAGTACTCTATCATTTTAGGGGTCATGCCTAAAGAAATTAAAAATTATGAATTGTATTCATATGTAGACAAATGGGTAGGCACCCCTTACAAAAAAGGGGTCTTAGATTTTAAAAAGGGAGCTGATTGCTCATTTTTTGCGCAAACTCTTTACAGTGAAGTTTATGATGAGGTATTACCCAAAGATCCAGCAGGTATGTTTAGATCTAAATTAATACAACTTTTTACAGGTAGAACCTATTTGCAAGAAGGAGATTTAATATTTTTTAGATATGATAAAGACCATCCTATTTCAGATGTAGGCATCTATTTAAAAAATGATAGAATTATAGCTTGTACAGCTGATGGTCTTGATATTTATAATTTTAATGACAAATATTTTCAGTTGCGATTTGTTTCTGCTGGAAGATTAGTTAAATCAAAAAAATAA
- a CDS encoding DUF4280 domain-containing protein → MAEKHVVVQGAVCKCQFGQTTDKIKVLSHQKEYANDKDGTKKLIVSTKEIGGATLEKNTFGNCPKMGNPPPPCKPVITEWKDFYKKVTLSNGGNIILENSKAVCAIAGSPCIEIIDHGQRTEASQQNFKNANKDVIRQINPLIRIDKLNKEPLNHEGADITII, encoded by the coding sequence ATGGCTGAAAAACACGTTGTGGTGCAAGGTGCTGTATGTAAATGTCAGTTTGGTCAAACTACTGATAAAATTAAAGTCCTTTCCCATCAAAAAGAATATGCTAATGATAAAGATGGTACTAAAAAACTTATAGTAAGCACAAAAGAAATAGGCGGTGCTACTTTAGAAAAAAACACCTTTGGCAACTGTCCTAAAATGGGGAATCCACCACCACCATGCAAACCCGTGATAACAGAATGGAAAGACTTTTATAAAAAAGTAACCTTAAGTAATGGCGGAAACATTATTCTAGAAAACAGCAAAGCAGTATGCGCTATAGCAGGTTCACCGTGCATTGAAATTATAGACCATGGACAACGAACAGAAGCAAGTCAACAAAATTTCAAAAATGCTAATAAAGATGTTATACGTCAAATAAATCCCCTAATAAGAATAGATAAATTAAATAAAGAACCTTTAAATCATGAAGGAGCTGATATAACAATAATTTAA
- a CDS encoding type VI secretion system baseplate subunit TssF — protein sequence MNQERIKDRILRKASRLWGFNELQTESSFDPIVGLLLTACASELEKLNTDLEDSRSRIIERVLDLMFPEEVSGVTPSSAIVQVFPTENNIKISKYNRFKGSKKITNIYNPTEILHKDVFFGPTIETTLTTAKVEYLAYGNSLKKLIIYFLTILLVPLIILSLKENYG from the coding sequence ATGAACCAAGAACGTATAAAAGATCGTATTTTAAGAAAAGCATCTAGACTATGGGGCTTTAATGAATTACAAACGGAATCTTCTTTTGACCCCATTGTTGGATTACTACTAACTGCTTGTGCTTCAGAACTAGAAAAATTAAATACTGATTTAGAAGATTCTAGATCAAGAATAATTGAAAGAGTATTAGACCTAATGTTTCCTGAAGAAGTATCCGGTGTTACTCCTTCTAGTGCTATTGTACAAGTTTTCCCAACAGAAAACAACATAAAAATATCTAAATACAACCGATTTAAAGGGAGTAAAAAAATTACAAATATTTATAATCCAACCGAAATTTTACACAAAGATGTCTTTTTTGGTCCCACAATAGAAACAACCTTAACCACAGCAAAAGTAGAATACCTTGCCTATGGAAATTCTTTAAAAAAATTGATAATTTATTTTTTAACGATATTATTAGTACCGCTGATAATTTTATCCCTAAAGGAGAATTATGGATAG